A window from Granulicella tundricola MP5ACTX9 encodes these proteins:
- a CDS encoding ATP-binding protein produces MLSAPAPDDDAERVATLHSYDILDTSPEEAYEDVTALATFFCETPYATITFVDKERQWFKSEAGFGVNETGRLDGFCACTILQPDPLIIEDTLLDSRFSMNQFVLDGPRIRFYAGAPIVAPNGHVLGTVCVFDDKPRQLASAQVSALKALARQVESLLEQRSTVSRLEAALKASQEAERRLGEVAATQQTMWKRLAEAAAIVDSSDDAILSKDLNGIITSWNLGASRVFGYTAQEMVGTSILRLIPAELHSDEAIIIGKVRAGERAEHFETLRLTKDGRRLQVSLTVSPIKDEQGFVIGASKILRDMSDRKRIEDSLLQAEKLAAAGRMASTLAHEVNNPLEAITNLLYLLRPLVTDIAGINYLTTAESEIARVSHIAKQTLGFYREYTTASPISLSELAQDAIKIYEPRCALKGIQILTSFQSDKILVLRRVEIMQVISNLITNSMYAMPSGGVLSLSVEDAASEGVIVIVQDTGVGIAAQNLPKMFEAFFTTRNAIGTGIGLFVVKNFVEGHGGRIEVESSQGMDDHGTSVRIYLPLRTFST; encoded by the coding sequence ATGCTTTCCGCACCTGCTCCAGACGACGATGCGGAACGAGTGGCAACGCTACACTCCTACGACATCCTCGATACCTCGCCGGAAGAAGCCTATGAGGATGTAACGGCGCTGGCGACATTTTTTTGCGAAACACCTTACGCCACGATCACGTTTGTTGATAAAGAACGGCAGTGGTTCAAGTCTGAGGCCGGTTTCGGCGTCAACGAGACAGGTCGTTTGGACGGCTTTTGCGCCTGCACTATCCTCCAGCCCGATCCGTTGATCATCGAAGATACACTTCTTGATTCCCGCTTTTCAATGAATCAATTTGTGTTGGATGGCCCACGGATTCGTTTCTACGCCGGCGCGCCTATAGTGGCACCGAACGGGCACGTCCTAGGAACCGTTTGTGTATTCGACGACAAGCCCAGGCAACTCGCTTCCGCACAGGTGTCAGCTCTTAAAGCCTTGGCACGGCAAGTTGAGAGCTTACTCGAACAACGCAGTACAGTCTCACGCCTTGAAGCGGCACTCAAGGCTTCTCAAGAAGCCGAGCGGCGGCTCGGCGAAGTGGCGGCGACGCAACAGACGATGTGGAAACGGCTTGCTGAAGCCGCTGCGATCGTTGACTCATCGGACGACGCCATTCTGAGTAAAGACCTCAACGGGATCATTACAAGCTGGAATCTGGGTGCAAGCCGCGTGTTTGGTTACACCGCTCAAGAGATGGTTGGAACATCTATCCTCAGGCTCATCCCTGCGGAGCTTCATTCGGATGAAGCCATTATTATTGGCAAGGTACGGGCCGGGGAAAGGGCTGAACATTTCGAAACCCTCCGTCTGACCAAAGACGGGCGGCGACTCCAGGTCTCCCTCACTGTCTCGCCTATCAAGGATGAGCAAGGCTTTGTAATTGGTGCTTCGAAGATCCTGCGAGATATGTCCGATCGGAAGCGAATCGAAGATTCGCTGTTGCAGGCCGAAAAGCTTGCAGCTGCAGGAAGAATGGCTTCCACCCTCGCCCACGAGGTCAATAATCCTCTTGAAGCAATCACGAACCTTCTCTACCTCCTGCGGCCTCTTGTAACCGATATAGCCGGAATCAATTATCTGACGACTGCGGAAAGTGAGATCGCGCGTGTCTCTCACATAGCGAAACAGACCCTTGGCTTTTACCGGGAGTACACAACGGCAAGTCCGATATCCCTTTCAGAGCTCGCACAAGACGCAATTAAGATTTATGAACCGCGGTGCGCGCTCAAAGGGATCCAGATTTTAACATCGTTCCAGTCGGATAAGATTCTGGTGCTGCGGAGAGTAGAGATAATGCAGGTCATCTCTAATCTGATAACGAATTCGATGTATGCGATGCCCTCCGGCGGCGTACTCTCACTTTCAGTGGAAGATGCTGCGTCAGAGGGCGTGATTGTAATCGTTCAGGACACCGGGGTAGGAATTGCTGCTCAGAATCTCCCCAAAATGTTCGAGGCCTTTTTCACTACTCGCAACGCTATCGGGACTGGAATTGGCTTATTTGTTGTTAAGAATTTTGTAGAGGGACACGGCGGCCGGATAGAAGTGGAGAGCAGTCAGGGTATGGACGATCATGGAACGTCGGTAAGAATTTACCTACCGTTACGTACCTTTTCAACTTAA